A genomic segment from Sparus aurata chromosome 10, fSpaAur1.1, whole genome shotgun sequence encodes:
- the LOC115589863 gene encoding putative uncharacterized protein DDB_G0271982, producing MWSIVVLAELAFSFILAVYAWYWKRDKADLLRKNMLLQNQSQKMEKERDDTVAALQEQKNELENQREEMEKQREELEKQRHRLGEQLDENEREREENKQKLQSVEREITEREKIFDKPEELLREKENLLQAQWKLDETKKMLEKQKLDREKLLEAIENLLRSNRQRDV from the exons ATGTGGTCGATTGTCGTCTTGGCTGAATTGGCTTTTAGTTTTATTCTTGCTGTTTATGCCTGGTATTGGAAAC GTGACAAAGCTGATTTGCTGAGGAAAAATATGCTTCTTCAAAATCAATCACaaaagatggagaaagaaagggaCGACACAGTTGCTGCACTGCAGGAACAGAAGAACGAACTGGAGAACCAGAGGGAAGaaatggagaaacagagggaagaactggagaaacagagacacagacttGGGGAACAACTTgatgaaaatgagagagagagggaagagaataAGCAGAAGCTTCAGTCAGTGGAGAGAGaaataacagagagagaaaagatctTTGACAAACCAGAGGAATTAttaagagaaaaggaaaacctCTTACAGGCTCAGTGGAAACTGGATGAGACTAAGAAAATGttggagaaacagaaacttGACAGGGAGAAATTGCTGGAGGCCATTGAGAATCTGTTGAGaagtaacagacagagagatgttTGA
- the LOC115589800 gene encoding butyrophilin subfamily 2 member A1-like, protein MIPIKDVRVRTVSVLAVFLLLKHFCEGQSQEVGPPQPVMAMVGDDIVLPCQLETPVDAVSMTMEWGRPDLDPRFVYVWHDGQELLVEQNKAYKGRASLSINKLKHGDLSLTLSKVNISDNGIYRCYIPKLSEEHLVELLVGVASSPSISLSGLDRNKGLVVLKCNSTGWYPEPEVLWLDGEGNLLSAGPTETVRGPDDLYTVSSRVTVEKRHSNSFTCRVQQNHINQTRETHIHVPDDFFMAPSSCTPCIAISVLLGLMFSVAVVLWVWKWRQSKIETKKHNKKNNEEKELKKKEDLDKILPKLNEELQNKDEEQNDMTKIIEILKEVSDKLVKQKEQLTVQQQKAEKLMEENEKKVKSVEKEITEKEGDKTVNRAQGYLKLKEIIQEANWNLEERKKEHQQLNMTTENLMKRTVDELRRISEKKEQVERHIQQIKKQKEETERQREEIQRKLQSETTKLVN, encoded by the exons ATGATTCCGATTAAGGATGTACGTGTCAgaactgtcagtgttttggcTGTCTTCCTTCTTCTAAAACACTTTTGTGAAG GTCAGTCACAGGAGGTCGGTCCACCTCAGCCAGTCATGGCTATGGTTGGTGACGACATTGTTTTGCCATGTCAGCTGGAAACTCCTGTGGATGCTGTTTCCATGACAATGGAGTGGGGAAGACCTGACCTGGACCCCAGATTCGTCTATGTGTGGCATGATGGTCAGGAACTTCTGGTGGAGCAAAACAAGGCCTACAAGGGACGAGCATCACTGTCtatcaacaaactgaaacatggAGACCTTTCACTGACACTCTCCAAAGTGAACATCTCTGATAACGGGATTTACAGATGTTACATTCCAAAACTGAGTGAAGAACATTTAGTTGAGCTTCTTGTTG GTGTGGCCTCCTCACCCTCCATCAGTCTATCAGGGCTTGATAGAAACAAAGGACTTGTAGTTCTCAAATGTAACTCTACAGGCtggtatccagaacctgaggtgttgtggctggacggtgagggaaacctcctctctgctggacctacagagacagtcagaggtcctgatgacctctatactgtcagcagcagagtgactgtggagaagagacacagcaacagcttcacctgcagagtccaacagaaccacatcaaccagaccagagagacacacatacatgttcCAG atGATTTTTTCATGGCCCCATCAAGTTGTACTCCTTGTATTGCCATTAGTGTGTTGCTTGGTCTCATGTTTAGTGTTGCAGTTGTCCTTTGGGTCTGGAAATGGAGACAGAGCAAAATTG AgacaaaaaagcacaacaagAAGAATAATGAAGAGAAAGAGCTCAAGAAAAAGGAGGATTTGGATAAGATATTGCCAAAACTCAATGAGGAGTTACAGAACAAAGATGAAGAACAGAACGATATGACAAAGATTATTGAGATACTGAAGGAAGTGAGTGACAAACTAGTGAAGCAGAAAGAGCAACTCACTGTCCAACAGCAGAAGGCagagaagctgatggaggagaatgAAAAGAAGGTTAAATCAgtggaaaaagaaataacagagaaggagggagataAAACAGTAAACAGAGCACAGGGATACTTAAAACTCAAAGAAATCATACAAGAGGCCAACTGGAAcctggaggagagaaagaaagaacaccAACAACTGAACATGACCACAGAGAACCTAATGAAGAGGACTGTGGATGAGCTCAGGAGAATAAGTGAAAAGAAGGAACAAGTAGAGAGACACATTCAGCAAATCAAGAAACagaaggaggagacagagagacagagagaggagattcAGAGGAAACTTCAGTCAGAGACAACGAAACTAGtcaattaa